One Lepus europaeus isolate LE1 chromosome X, mLepTim1.pri, whole genome shotgun sequence genomic window carries:
- the LOC133753162 gene encoding protein SET-like produces MAPKRPSSLLPQRKKPRAAPGPRPADTLASRGLLTGEKEQQEAIEHIDEVQNEIDRLNEQASEEILKVEQKYNKLRQPFFQERSELIAKIPNFWVTAFVNHPQVSALLGEEDEEALHYLTRVEVTEFEDIKSGYRIDFYFDENPYFENKVLSKEFHLNESGDPSSKSTEIKWKSGKDLTKRSSQTQNKASRKRQHEEPESFFTWFTDHSDAGADELGEVIKDDIWPNPLQYSLVPDMDDEEGEGEEEDDDDDDDEGLEDIDEEGDEDEREEDEDDDEGEEGEEDEEDD; encoded by the coding sequence ATGGCCCCCAAACGCCCGTCTTCACTCCTTCCTCAAAGGAAGAAGCCAAGAGCAGCTCCTGGCCCGAGGCCGGCGGACACATTGGCCTCTCGGGGTTTGTTGACGGGAGAAAAAGAACAACAAGAAGCAATTGAACATATTGAtgaagtacaaaatgaaatagacAGACTTAATGAACAAGCCAGTGAGGAGATTTTGAAAGTAGAACAGAAATATAACAAACTCCGCCAACCATTTTTTCAGGAGAGGTCAGAACTGATCGCCAAAATCCCAAATTTTTGGGTAACAGCATTTGTCAACCATCCGCAAGTGTCCGCACTGCTTGGGGAGGAGGATGAAGAGGCGCTGCATTATCTGACCAGAGTGGAAGTGACAGAATTTGAAGATATTAAATCGGGTTAcagaatagatttttattttgatgaaaatccttactttgaaaataaagttctctccaaagaatttcaTCTGAATGAGAGTGGTGATCCATCTTCAAAGTCCACCGAAATCAAATGGAAATCTGGAAAGGATTTGACGAAACGTTCAAGTCAAACGCAGAACAAAGCCAGCAGGAAGAGGCAGCACGAGGAGCCAGAGAGCTTCTTCACCTGGTTTACTGACCATTCTGACGCAGGTGCGGATGAGTTAGGAGAGGTGATCAAGGATGATATCTGGCCGAATCCATTACAGTACTCCTTGGTTCCTGATATGGATGatgaagaaggggaaggagaagaagaagatgatgatgatgatgatgatgaaggctTGGAAGACATTGATGAGGAAGGCGACGAGGATGAAagggaggaagatgaagatgatgatgaaggggaagaaggagaggaggatgAAGAAGATGACTAA